In one Gossypium hirsutum isolate 1008001.06 chromosome D09, Gossypium_hirsutum_v2.1, whole genome shotgun sequence genomic region, the following are encoded:
- the LOC107892343 gene encoding 60S ribosomal export protein NMD3: MASDMFVVPQTRGTVLCCKCGISMAPNPANMCVTCLRSEVDITEGLRKHVTIMHCPDCDSYLQPPRTWIKAQLESKELLTFCVKRLETDLKKVRLVNAEFIWTEPHSKRIKVKLKVQKEVLNGAILEQSYVVEYVQQDNMCDSCTRFQANPDQWVASVQLRQRVSHRRTFFYLEQLILKHDAAAHAIKIKQMDQGIDFFFANRSHAVKFVEFLGKVAPTKSRHDKQLVSHDPKSNNYNYKYTFSVEISPICREDLICLPPKVATSLGNLGPLVICTKVTNNITLLDPFTLRQCFLDTDQYWRHSFKSLLGSRQLVEYDVFNIEVVSPEYNLGGSKYVMADAEVARVSDYGKLFYIRTHLGHILKPGDRALGYDLYGANSNDIELDKYRGLVLPEAILIKKSYEEKRQKKRGKPRPWKLKSLDMELDESKGRANEQKLDTEYEEFLRDLEENPELRFNLSLYRNKDYQPSEMVSVSDGDDLPSVPLEELLADLELSEQEDGEDSMRE; the protein is encoded by the coding sequence ATGGCATCAGATATGTTTGTGGTTCCACAAACAAGAGGTACTGTCTTGTGTTGCAAATGTGGTATTTCAATGGCGCCAAATCCTGCCAACATGTGCGTAACATGTTTGAGGTCTGAAGTTGACATCACGGAAGGTTTACGAAAGCATGTGACCATTATGCATTGTCCCGATTGTGATAGCTACTTGCAGCCCCCAAGAACTTGGATAAAAGCTCAGTTGGAATCGAAGGAGCTCTTGACGTTTTGTGTGAAACGGCTGGAGACTGATTTGAAGAAAGTTAGGCTGGTAAATGCTGAATTCATTTGGACTGAACCACATTCTAAGAGAATCAAGGTCAAGCTGAAGGTTCAAAAAGAGGTTCTTAATGGAGCGATTTTGGAGCAATCTTATGTTGTTGAGTATGTTCAACAAGATAACATGTGTGACTCTTGTACGAGGTTTCAGGCGAATCCTGACCAGTGGGTGGCTTCTGTGCAACTCAGACAGCGTGTATCCCACAGACGAACCTTCTTTTATTTGGAACAGCTCATCCTGAAACATGATGCTGCTGCCCATGCCATTAAAATCAAGCAAATGGATCAAGGAATTGATTTTTTCTTTGCTAACAGGAGTCATGCTGTGAAGTTTGTCGAATTTTTAGGTAAAGTTGCTCCAACAAAGAGTAGACATGACAAACAGCTTGTGTCTCATGATCCCAAGAGTAATAATTACAATTACAAGTACACATTCTCGGTCGAAATATCCCCCATTTGCCGTGAGGATTTGATTTGTTTGCCTCCAAAGGTGGCTACTAGTTTGGGGAACCTTGGTCCGCTTGTGATCTGCACGAAAGTTACGAACAACATTACATTGTTGGATCCGTTTACTCTGAGGCAGTGTTTCTTGGACACTGACCAGTATTGGAGGCATTCCTTCAAGTCCCTACTTGGTAGCAGGCAACTGGTGGAATATGATGTCTTTAACATTGAAGTTGTTTCTCCTGAATATAATCTTGGGGGCTCGAAATATGTAATGGCAGATGCTGAGGTGGCTCGTGTAAGTGATTACGGGAAGTTGTTTTACATAAGAACACATCTAGGCCATATTCTAAAGCCTGGAGATCGTGCACTCGGGTACGATCTTTATGGGGCCAACAGTAATGATATCGAACTCGATAAGTATAGAGGACTTGTCCTTCCTGAGGCAATTCTGATAAAGAAGAGCTATGAAGAAAAACGCCAGAAGAAGCGTGGGAAGCCTCGTCCATGGAAGCTTAAGTCCCTCGATATGGAACTAGACGAATCTAAAGGTAGAGCGAACGAACAGAAGCTGGACACAGAATATGAGGAGTTCTTGAGAGATTTGGAAGAGAACCCTGAGCTAAGGTTCAACTTATCACTGTACCGTAACAAAGATTACCAGCCATCAGAGATGGTATCGGTGTCAGATGGGGATGATCTGCCTTCGGTTCCATTGGAAGAGTTGCTGGCCGATCTCGAGCTGAGTGAACAAGAAGATGGTGAAGATAGCATGAGAGAATGA